In a genomic window of Holophagaceae bacterium:
- a CDS encoding nickel-dependent hydrogenase large subunit: MVTINAPLNRVEGDLDVTAEITDGAVSDAWCSGTMYRGIEKILIGRGPMDGLVITPRICGICSTSHLTAAAKALDCITGTEPPPDAVRMRNVLLMAEHIQSDLRHTFLTFTADFTNPAHAGMDGYAEAVKRYEPLKGETVLEVMRETSKLLEIIAIIGGQWPHSSFMVPGGIVSAPSARNRQQCRMILRHFREWYERRILGCPIERIQELGSSADLDALLEQVSSGRNSDLGCFAAFSRSLGLQGIGRGPGAFLCYGALELPNGTAVKGAQEGPFLIPAGFARNGQSVGFDQVHVAEHVAHSWYEDYEGGLHPAIGETRPYASGYEAGKYSWAKAPRYDGCPAETGPLAEMVMAGRPLFKDLLAQSGPSAFVRQLARLLRPAWLIPALDAWLAEVSGEEGFYKSPEGIQDGEGFGLTQASRGALGHWLRIRNGAIDHYQIISPTGWNASPRDSAGIRGPIEEALLGTPVADPENPVELGFVVRSFDVCLVCTVHALHRGGRSTLRTMRP, translated from the coding sequence GACCGCCGAGATCACGGATGGAGCCGTATCGGATGCCTGGTGTTCCGGGACCATGTACCGGGGCATCGAGAAGATCCTCATCGGCCGCGGCCCCATGGACGGCCTCGTCATCACGCCGAGGATCTGCGGCATCTGCAGCACGAGCCACCTGACCGCCGCGGCCAAGGCGCTCGACTGCATCACTGGAACGGAGCCGCCTCCGGACGCCGTCCGGATGCGGAACGTGCTCCTCATGGCCGAACATATCCAGAGCGATCTGCGGCACACCTTCCTGACCTTCACGGCCGACTTCACGAACCCGGCCCACGCGGGCATGGATGGCTATGCCGAGGCGGTGAAGCGGTACGAGCCCCTGAAGGGAGAAACGGTCCTCGAGGTGATGCGTGAGACCTCGAAGCTGCTGGAGATCATCGCCATCATCGGCGGCCAATGGCCGCATTCGTCGTTCATGGTGCCAGGGGGCATCGTCTCGGCGCCCAGCGCCCGGAACCGCCAGCAATGCCGGATGATCCTGCGGCATTTCCGCGAATGGTACGAACGCCGGATCCTGGGATGTCCTATCGAGCGCATCCAGGAGCTTGGCTCCTCGGCGGATCTGGATGCCCTCCTGGAACAGGTATCTTCGGGACGGAATAGCGACCTGGGTTGCTTCGCTGCGTTTTCCCGATCCCTGGGGCTTCAGGGCATCGGCCGGGGCCCCGGCGCGTTCCTGTGCTACGGCGCCCTGGAATTGCCCAACGGCACCGCAGTCAAAGGGGCCCAGGAAGGCCCGTTCCTGATCCCGGCGGGTTTCGCCCGGAACGGCCAGTCCGTTGGCTTCGACCAGGTCCATGTGGCTGAACATGTGGCGCACTCCTGGTACGAGGACTACGAGGGCGGCCTCCATCCTGCCATCGGCGAGACCCGGCCCTACGCGAGCGGCTACGAGGCTGGAAAGTATTCCTGGGCCAAGGCTCCCCGCTACGACGGATGCCCCGCGGAGACAGGTCCACTGGCAGAGATGGTCATGGCGGGCAGGCCCCTGTTCAAAGACCTCCTGGCACAATCAGGCCCCAGCGCCTTCGTCCGGCAATTGGCCAGGCTCCTCCGCCCCGCCTGGCTGATCCCGGCGCTGGACGCTTGGCTGGCGGAAGTCTCCGGGGAGGAGGGCTTCTACAAATCCCCGGAAGGAATCCAGGATGGGGAGGGTTTCGGCCTGACCCAAGCCTCCCGGGGGGCCCTGGGGCACTGGCTCCGCATCAGGAACGGGGCCATCGACCACTACCAGATCATCTCGCCCACAGGCTGGAACGCCTCACCGAGGGACTCCGCCGGCATTCGAGGACCCATCGAGGAAGCCCTGCTTGGAACCCCAGTGGCCGACCCCGAAAACCCGGTTGAATTGGGATTCGTTGTCCGTTCCTTCGATGTCTGCCTCGTGTGCACCGTGCATGCCCTCCACCGCGGCGGCCGGTCCACGCTGCGGACGATGAGACCCTGA
- a CDS encoding hydrogenase maturation protease — MKRIICIGNAFQDGDSAGARVLARLAEAGLPEDVEVVDGGLRDLDLLGLVEGSERVAFVDAVSGFAPPGAVIQLEGASLGKAGVDVFGHGGGFSYFLGALPGLLGTPVPYCLVGLESPFTEGSIEVAARCALAFASQPPAACSGAPGPERW, encoded by the coding sequence GTGAAACGCATCATCTGCATCGGGAATGCATTCCAGGATGGCGACTCCGCCGGGGCCCGGGTTCTGGCGCGGCTGGCGGAGGCAGGCCTGCCCGAGGATGTCGAGGTGGTGGACGGCGGGCTGCGGGACCTCGATTTGTTGGGGCTGGTGGAAGGTTCGGAACGGGTGGCTTTCGTGGATGCGGTTTCCGGATTCGCTCCTCCGGGGGCTGTCATCCAACTGGAAGGCGCTTCCCTCGGCAAGGCGGGCGTGGACGTCTTCGGCCACGGAGGCGGATTCTCCTATTTCCTCGGAGCCCTGCCGGGGCTCCTCGGGACCCCCGTTCCTTATTGCCTGGTGGGTCTGGAATCGCCGTTCACTGAAGGATCCATCGAGGTGGCGGCGCGGTGCGCCCTGGCTTTCGCCTCCCAGCCGCCCGCGGCCTGTTCCGGCGCTCCGGGCCCGGAGAGGTGGTGA
- a CDS encoding response regulator has protein sequence MDAARSAEHLFAENLMLANEVQVAHQASEIAAQLVVEQFVEMERAHRRLEDMVARERGLKDRLEKLDAIVKSINQKVDFEGLLCAILEEARVIPGVETAAVLVLDPARGVFRFMASLDWETEREALEGIELTLQEAEERYVLGSVEASEDIFLVRNVTGRTAQEKMLHLGLPESMMATRIRIDGRAEAYFIFDNKQDPEAFGPDAVALMKDLQGHFVSAFIKARTTDLLKRSLRETNESRERAEVATRSKSEFLANMSHEIRTPMNAILGFAGLALKQDLNPKLRDYLEKIAASGHHLLGIINDILDFSKIEANKLELESVPFHLLDVLSQVADMFSQKAAEKDLELIVGAAPEVQDWLVGDPLRLGQVLVNLMSNAIKFTREGHIRLKVEVAGRMEGRIRLRFLVEDSGIGMTPEQMSKLFQAFSQADSSTTREFGGTGLGLSISKRLVEKMGGEFAVASRPGSGSTFTFTGVFPISQVPGSVVRKAPEDVQGLRVLVVDDSALAREMLEEQLHSFGFRATSAGSGEAALKELETKPFDLVLMDWKMPGLDGIETTRRMKDDPRLAEIPEVIMVTAFGREEVMRAAEKTGIRAFLIKPVNPSLLLDSILEVLGRQAISSMKGPDQAAVSSAEKRIAGAHVLLAEDNPINQQVAMEILESAHVRVDIASSGVEAVRMVDQKRYDAVLMDIQMPEMDGYEATAHIREKNRHADLPIIAMTAHAIAGYREECLAAGMNDYLTKPIEPQRLYETLALWIQEGARQLGEGVDARPVADPGTCAAPARPPTTRFCPPSLEPLLPLMDVSQAMGRMNGKEALLLGILQGFVAELPRPEEAIARAVEAGDADAGFRRAHTLKGVAANLALAQVAEAAGELEGLLRTGSCEGCAEPLARLDEAMAGFRELAGPLLALRPPTVAPEGKSGEADPRRVLQLLLELDALLKKNSYEAKASLARLGPILLAEGTQESLDSIQAHVARMDFRGAREALQPLIDAWRLSAASPEPAPTDPPAR, from the coding sequence ATGGACGCTGCGAGGTCCGCGGAACACCTGTTCGCAGAGAACCTGATGCTGGCGAACGAGGTCCAGGTGGCCCACCAGGCCTCCGAGATCGCCGCGCAACTGGTGGTTGAGCAGTTTGTCGAGATGGAAAGGGCCCATCGCCGCCTGGAAGACATGGTCGCCCGGGAACGGGGCCTCAAGGACCGGCTGGAAAAGCTGGACGCCATCGTGAAATCGATCAACCAGAAGGTGGATTTCGAGGGGCTTCTCTGCGCGATCCTGGAGGAGGCGCGCGTCATCCCGGGCGTGGAGACCGCCGCGGTCCTGGTGCTGGATCCGGCCCGGGGCGTCTTCCGTTTCATGGCGAGCCTGGACTGGGAGACGGAACGGGAGGCCCTGGAAGGCATCGAACTGACCCTCCAGGAGGCGGAAGAGCGGTATGTCCTGGGTTCCGTCGAGGCCAGCGAAGACATCTTCCTGGTCCGGAACGTTACGGGCCGGACGGCGCAGGAGAAGATGCTCCACCTAGGCCTCCCCGAGTCGATGATGGCCACGCGGATCCGCATCGACGGCCGGGCCGAGGCCTATTTCATCTTCGACAACAAGCAGGATCCAGAGGCCTTCGGCCCCGATGCGGTGGCCCTCATGAAGGATCTCCAAGGGCATTTCGTCTCCGCCTTCATCAAGGCCCGGACCACGGACCTCCTGAAGCGCTCGCTGCGCGAGACCAACGAGTCCAGGGAAAGGGCCGAGGTCGCCACCCGCTCGAAGAGCGAGTTCCTGGCGAACATGAGCCATGAGATCCGGACCCCCATGAACGCCATCCTCGGATTTGCCGGGCTGGCCCTGAAGCAGGACCTCAATCCAAAGCTGAGAGACTACCTCGAGAAGATCGCGGCCTCCGGGCACCACCTGCTGGGCATCATCAACGACATCCTGGACTTTTCCAAGATCGAGGCGAACAAGCTGGAGCTGGAATCCGTGCCTTTCCATCTCCTGGATGTGCTCAGCCAGGTGGCGGACATGTTCTCGCAGAAGGCCGCCGAGAAGGACCTCGAGCTGATCGTGGGCGCCGCTCCCGAAGTCCAGGACTGGCTGGTGGGCGATCCATTGAGGCTCGGGCAGGTCCTGGTGAACCTGATGAGCAATGCCATCAAATTCACGCGGGAAGGGCATATCCGGTTGAAGGTCGAGGTGGCCGGCCGCATGGAGGGCCGGATCCGCCTGCGCTTCCTTGTGGAGGATTCGGGCATCGGCATGACTCCGGAACAAATGTCCAAACTCTTCCAGGCTTTTTCCCAGGCTGATTCCTCGACCACCCGGGAATTCGGCGGAACAGGGCTGGGCTTGAGCATCTCCAAGCGGCTGGTCGAGAAGATGGGCGGGGAGTTCGCCGTGGCCAGCCGGCCTGGAAGCGGCAGCACGTTCACCTTCACAGGCGTGTTCCCCATCTCCCAGGTGCCCGGTTCGGTGGTCCGCAAGGCTCCGGAAGATGTCCAGGGCCTGCGTGTGCTGGTGGTGGATGATTCGGCGCTCGCGCGGGAAATGCTGGAGGAGCAGCTCCACAGCTTCGGGTTCCGGGCCACCTCGGCCGGGTCCGGCGAGGCCGCCTTGAAGGAGCTGGAAACAAAACCCTTCGACCTGGTCCTCATGGACTGGAAGATGCCCGGCCTGGATGGCATCGAAACCACCCGCCGGATGAAGGACGATCCACGCCTGGCGGAGATTCCCGAAGTGATCATGGTGACCGCCTTCGGCCGCGAGGAAGTGATGAGGGCCGCGGAAAAAACGGGCATCCGCGCCTTCCTCATCAAGCCCGTGAACCCCTCGCTGCTGCTGGATTCGATCCTGGAAGTCCTGGGGCGGCAGGCCATCAGCTCCATGAAGGGGCCGGACCAGGCGGCCGTTTCCTCCGCCGAGAAGCGCATCGCAGGAGCCCATGTGCTCCTGGCGGAGGACAACCCCATCAACCAGCAGGTCGCCATGGAGATCCTGGAAAGCGCCCATGTCCGGGTGGACATCGCTTCCAGTGGCGTCGAGGCGGTCCGCATGGTGGACCAGAAGCGCTACGACGCGGTGCTCATGGACATCCAGATGCCGGAAATGGACGGCTACGAGGCGACGGCGCACATCCGCGAAAAGAACCGGCACGCGGACCTGCCCATCATCGCCATGACCGCCCACGCCATCGCGGGCTACCGCGAGGAGTGCCTCGCCGCGGGCATGAACGACTACCTCACCAAGCCCATCGAACCCCAGCGCCTCTATGAAACCCTGGCCCTATGGATCCAGGAGGGCGCGCGGCAGTTGGGGGAAGGCGTGGATGCGCGCCCGGTGGCGGACCCCGGCACTTGCGCGGCGCCGGCGAGGCCGCCCACCACCAGGTTCTGCCCGCCCTCCCTGGAGCCCCTCCTGCCGCTGATGGACGTGTCCCAGGCCATGGGCCGCATGAACGGCAAGGAAGCCCTGCTGCTCGGCATCCTGCAGGGCTTTGTGGCGGAACTTCCGCGCCCCGAGGAGGCCATCGCCAGGGCCGTCGAAGCCGGGGATGCGGATGCGGGTTTCCGGCGGGCCCACACCCTGAAGGGCGTCGCGGCCAATCTCGCCCTGGCCCAGGTGGCCGAAGCCGCTGGGGAGCTCGAAGGCCTGCTGCGGACCGGTTCCTGCGAGGGCTGTGCGGAGCCCCTGGCCCGGCTGGATGAAGCCATGGCGGGCTTCCGCGAGCTGGCGGGCCCTCTGCTTGCCCTGCGGCCGCCCACTGTGGCGCCGGAAGGCAAGTCCGGGGAGGCCGATCCGAGGAGGGTCCTCCAACTCCTGCTGGAACTCGATGCGCTGCTGAAGAAGAACAGCTACGAGGCCAAAGCGTCCTTGGCGCGGCTGGGCCCCATCCTGCTCGCCGAAGGGACCCAGGAGTCCTTGGATTCCATCCAGGCCCATGTGGCCCGCATGGACTTCCGCGGGGCCCGCGAAGCCCTCCAGCCGTTGATTGACGCCTGGCGGCTTTCGGCCGCGTCCCCCGAACCTGCTCCCACCGACCCGCCCGCGAGGTAG
- a CDS encoding response regulator: protein MSIDAPVPNQRGRVLVVDDSPALLAPLCELLYEDHEVIFATSGQEAIDLAHSHNPDLILLDVVMPEMDGFEVCSRLKSCPGTLDIPVVFITSMGEEVDHLQGLNVGAIDYIEKPISPEVVRVRVKNHIRVKRKQDTLRGLTLRDGLTGIANRRRFDEALREEWSRAARNQTQLSLIMLDVDHFKIFNDTYGHVAGDDCLRRIAEALTRSLLRPVDMVARFGGEEFVCLLPGTDAAGTQMVAERFRESVISMAIPHEHSPTEPVVTISQGLATMVPVAEATPDLLLVEADNQLYEAKRNGRNRIEKAMASAKPLSRLSGESLGKARPELPTVLLADDDQHMRAILAGRLAFLPANVEVVASAEEALNFLARSRPQLVLSDVVMPGMDGFSLCLKVKENPARRAIPFVLLTSLSRNLRERSALAGADDFLSKLEEDQIFRMRTRFLLELGTLDTAEPGDPAETENPEVFLCSASSTIQKQMEVQLLSANIRVHPASGLEALMQDLELRQPDILVLDLDQDAGQLLDCLARLRSRPDFAALPVLLLAGKGDEDRMLPLEDYITDRLLKPLEAQETRHRIKLLLRLAGVRKRAGRRNP from the coding sequence ATGAGCATCGATGCCCCAGTCCCCAATCAGCGCGGCCGGGTCCTGGTGGTGGATGATTCCCCCGCCTTGCTGGCCCCCCTCTGCGAACTGCTCTACGAGGACCATGAAGTCATCTTCGCCACGTCGGGGCAGGAAGCCATCGACCTGGCCCATTCCCACAATCCCGACCTGATCCTCCTGGACGTGGTGATGCCGGAGATGGACGGTTTCGAGGTCTGCAGCCGCCTCAAATCATGCCCAGGGACCCTCGATATCCCGGTGGTGTTCATCACCTCCATGGGCGAGGAAGTGGACCACCTCCAGGGGCTCAACGTGGGGGCCATCGACTACATCGAGAAACCCATCAGCCCGGAGGTCGTGAGGGTCCGGGTGAAAAACCACATCCGGGTGAAGCGCAAGCAGGACACGTTGAGGGGGCTCACCTTGCGGGACGGCCTCACGGGAATCGCCAACCGGCGCCGCTTCGACGAAGCCCTGCGGGAGGAGTGGTCCCGGGCCGCGCGCAACCAGACCCAGCTTTCGCTGATCATGCTCGACGTGGACCATTTCAAGATCTTCAACGACACCTACGGCCATGTGGCAGGAGATGATTGCCTGCGCCGGATCGCCGAGGCCCTGACGCGATCCCTCCTGAGGCCCGTGGACATGGTGGCCCGCTTCGGCGGCGAAGAATTCGTGTGCCTTCTCCCTGGCACGGATGCCGCTGGAACCCAGATGGTGGCTGAGCGCTTCCGGGAATCGGTGATCTCGATGGCCATACCGCATGAGCACTCACCCACCGAACCCGTGGTGACCATCAGCCAGGGGCTGGCCACCATGGTCCCGGTGGCCGAAGCGACGCCGGATCTCCTCCTGGTGGAGGCCGACAACCAGCTTTACGAGGCGAAGCGGAACGGCCGGAACCGGATCGAAAAGGCTATGGCTTCGGCGAAGCCGCTCTCCCGGCTCTCCGGGGAATCGCTGGGCAAGGCGCGGCCGGAGCTGCCCACTGTCTTGTTGGCGGACGACGACCAACACATGCGCGCCATCCTCGCGGGACGCCTCGCCTTCCTGCCGGCCAACGTGGAGGTGGTGGCCAGCGCGGAGGAAGCCCTGAACTTCCTCGCCCGCTCCAGGCCCCAACTGGTGCTCAGCGATGTGGTCATGCCTGGCATGGACGGCTTCAGCCTCTGCCTCAAGGTCAAGGAGAACCCGGCCCGGCGGGCCATTCCCTTCGTGCTGCTCACTTCCCTCAGCCGGAACCTTCGCGAACGCAGCGCCCTGGCGGGCGCGGACGATTTCTTGAGCAAGCTGGAGGAGGACCAGATCTTCCGGATGCGGACCCGGTTCCTGCTCGAACTGGGAACCCTGGACACGGCGGAACCAGGGGATCCGGCGGAAACGGAAAACCCGGAGGTGTTCCTTTGTTCTGCCTCCAGCACCATCCAGAAGCAGATGGAGGTCCAGCTCCTGTCCGCGAATATCCGCGTCCATCCAGCTTCCGGGCTGGAGGCCTTGATGCAGGACCTGGAACTGCGCCAGCCGGATATCCTGGTCCTGGATCTCGACCAGGATGCCGGCCAGCTTCTGGATTGCCTGGCCCGGCTGCGGAGCCGCCCCGATTTCGCCGCCCTGCCGGTGCTGCTGCTGGCCGGCAAAGGTGACGAGGACAGGATGCTCCCCCTGGAGGACTACATCACGGACCGGCTGCTCAAGCCCCTCGAAGCCCAGGAGACTCGCCACCGGATCAAACTCCTCCTCAGGCTGGCTGGCGTGCGGAAACGCGCAGGCAGAAGGAATCCATAA
- a CDS encoding Ppx/GppA family phosphatase gives MRISAIDVGSNSIHLVVVESDGNGGHRVLAREKAMVRLARGGAKSGRIGGEAFAAGLEALEKMKRIIDSFECETLMACGTAALRDAANAPDFVAEAAKIGIPIRVISGEEEARLIHQAVSHAIPFPEEPVVLMDVGGGSTEMTWIALGHIEASISIPWGLQRLADASATADPPTAKDLKLVNALIRKALKKARKRLPRNLSKTRLVLGTSGTLEDLGRGASGAYIFTAEQLRPFRQRLWRNNSRNRIEKLGVDPKRAEVLHVGASWTSALLEWVGASEVRVLPVGLREGMVWEALKHGGVAIPPLSERRRGSVEQLASRLDPDPGHSLHVQRLSDQLFLALRPHFELGDPEREWLSYAARLHDIGFSISEKGHHKHGAYLIRNAALQGFWPEEIEILSQVVRHHRGKAPDPAKHEAFLQLEPWHRNVVEKLCAILRVADALDRRRRQSVLSLRVENGGDELRLVLQAAGDIRAELEAVEDKGEMLFGMLEMPVEIHVESGGRKD, from the coding sequence TCCACCTGGTGGTGGTGGAGAGCGACGGCAATGGCGGCCATCGCGTGCTGGCCCGGGAAAAGGCCATGGTGCGCCTGGCGCGGGGGGGCGCCAAGAGCGGCCGCATCGGCGGAGAAGCCTTCGCTGCAGGCCTGGAAGCCCTTGAGAAGATGAAGCGCATCATCGATTCGTTCGAATGCGAAACCTTGATGGCCTGCGGCACCGCAGCCCTTCGCGACGCGGCCAATGCCCCGGACTTCGTGGCCGAGGCCGCGAAGATCGGGATTCCCATCCGCGTGATTTCCGGGGAGGAGGAGGCCCGCCTCATCCACCAGGCTGTGAGCCATGCCATCCCCTTCCCCGAAGAGCCCGTGGTGCTCATGGATGTCGGCGGCGGCAGCACCGAAATGACCTGGATCGCCCTGGGCCACATCGAGGCCAGCATCTCCATCCCATGGGGCCTGCAGCGCCTGGCGGATGCCAGCGCCACGGCGGACCCGCCCACGGCCAAGGACCTGAAGCTGGTCAATGCCCTGATCCGCAAGGCGCTCAAGAAAGCGCGCAAGAGGCTGCCCAGGAACCTGTCGAAGACAAGGCTTGTGCTGGGCACCTCCGGCACCTTGGAGGACCTGGGGCGCGGAGCCAGCGGCGCCTACATCTTCACGGCCGAACAGCTCCGGCCGTTCCGGCAGCGGCTCTGGCGGAATAATTCCAGGAACAGGATCGAAAAACTGGGGGTGGATCCCAAGCGCGCCGAGGTGCTCCACGTGGGCGCGTCCTGGACCTCGGCCCTGCTGGAATGGGTGGGTGCCAGCGAGGTCCGGGTGCTGCCCGTGGGGCTGCGCGAAGGCATGGTCTGGGAAGCCCTCAAGCACGGCGGCGTGGCCATTCCACCCTTGTCGGAGCGGCGCCGGGGTTCGGTGGAGCAGCTGGCCTCGCGCCTGGATCCGGATCCCGGCCACAGCCTCCACGTGCAGCGACTGTCGGACCAGCTTTTCCTCGCCCTGCGCCCGCACTTCGAATTGGGCGATCCCGAGCGCGAGTGGCTCTCCTACGCCGCGCGGCTGCACGACATCGGTTTCTCGATTTCCGAAAAGGGGCACCACAAGCATGGCGCCTACCTGATCCGCAATGCCGCGCTGCAAGGCTTCTGGCCCGAGGAAATCGAGATCCTTTCCCAGGTCGTGCGCCACCACCGGGGCAAGGCGCCGGACCCCGCCAAGCACGAAGCCTTCCTCCAACTGGAGCCCTGGCATCGGAACGTGGTCGAAAAACTGTGCGCCATCCTGCGCGTGGCCGATGCCCTGGACCGCCGCCGCCGCCAGTCCGTGCTCAGCCTCCGCGTGGAGAACGGAGGCGATGAGCTGCGCCTGGTCCTCCAGGCGGCAGGCGACATCCGGGCCGAATTGGAAGCGGTGGAGGACAAGGGCGAGATGCTCTTCGGGATGCTGGAAATGCCCGTGGAAATCCACGTGGAGAGCGGCGGGAGGAAGGATTAA